One segment of Monomorium pharaonis isolate MP-MQ-018 chromosome 6, ASM1337386v2, whole genome shotgun sequence DNA contains the following:
- the LOC105828533 gene encoding uncharacterized protein DDB_G0283697 produces the protein MREKRWLLLLALYGILLAHAVSAALKARPKFKIATTSTTTTTTTTTEEPNVEENDQANSEMTTVASETNGTTGHTLTGIPQIDYIWDPNLPRELNGYNLSDYPFYNSIPEDIDFKCDGLHDGFYASVPHKCQVYHHCLFGTRYDFLCANFTAFDQKTFICHFVSEVDCANSKRYWHRNDALYQAATTTTTTTTTVAPVTVPTSRAPARDRISPRRRPPARRRPYDYYEEDYYDDEYGRPRDFVGRDDYEYDDRKYRRDRDREFRDRDRDRDFRDRDPPARDRDRYPARGNRREPPRSRDPLEDDLRPRGRNPDQGIRSTSREVDDSDVYDRRPESRNRDTDERRYSDKRYRDDYDDKEAAAPSASASSNTEGLVKPAAPSSSVYSRPRAPPKIRRPVPLSEQDKYAYKTTPVQPTEEPRRRPADLAEDDYYDDELEDVRPSRRPLRRRPSYRDRDRDRDFYEVRDRDRPLRTRYHSPPEEVRLRTHQDRPRDRYYDRDRDRNRDRALDRGKDRDSRGRSPDSDRQERPYSPRVLDRERDAERSRSSSRSKDPLDVTEGSRRPNSYDRTTEKTTTTTTTTTTTTTCLPEQLIRKPEEDSKDTVTDRSEKPSYPERPARPTQTQSGRVVSDTQDYHGNLSEKSQRTSQQVDYQDRDLEGRNEQSHHQVAYPDEYSSEYYDEPLEEPPSPPPPRTTVRIVKRPFLPSRGGNPNPRGLSPVGSKASHSSRKDEETTTDHRSTLENEYRGYYIQEEQQDNRNVNHQEPPLRSDNKQTYDAYKAIQNDLQKKQRQDEYDSVISRPALRKPIEKNNEEEVARGQEDLSNSSRGHSTQNQSYDLRNHQNENLTPKWIENYSSEKHANIGNVQTSSGSPIRSKVRLPSIETTPNVYSSTYRNEDFQDQPSGPGSYRAKQRINEVTHRLQDIPESEYDVTLNDALTPTLVQEANLPSGFVLPLHRQLGRDTVLQPSENNYKLSRPINQQHQQQQQQQQQHHQHQQKTFVPSPPFLPTSINNNDRSRTIYYRTPEAIQVSGAQYRQQRPWQDYTAY, from the exons ATGCGGGAGAAACGATGGCTGCTGCTGCTCGCTCTGTATG GAATACTATTGGCCCACGCAGTCTCCGCAGCACTCAAGGCCAGGCCGAAATTTAAGATTGCGACAACTtccacgacgacgacaacgaccaCCACGACCGAGGAGCCTAACGTGGAAGAAAATGATCAGGCAAATTCAGAG atgaCGACGGTCGCGTCCGAGACCAACGGAACGACCGGGCACACTCTGACGGGAATTCCACAGATCGATTACATATGGGATCCAAATTTACCGCGCGAGTTAAACGGATATAATCTCAGTGATTATCCATTTTATAATAGTATACCCGAGGATATCGATTTCAAATGCGACGGCTTACATGACGGATTCTACGCCAGCGTGCCGCACAAGTGTcag GTCTACCATCATTGTCTCTTCGGCACCCGGTATGACTTCCTGTGCGCCAATTTCACGGCGTTCGACCAGAAGACCTTCATCTGCCACTTCGTGTCCGAGGTCGACTGCGCCAACTCCAAGAGGTATTGGCACAGAAACGACGCCCTTTACCAAGCTGCCACGACCACGACGACAACAACGACTACCGTGGCGCCGGTCACCGTGCCGACCAGTCGAGCACCTGCACGTGATCGGATTTCGCCCAGGAGGAGACCTCCGGCGAGAAGAAGACCCTACGATTACTACGAGGAAGATTATTACGACGATGAGTACGGCCGCCCGCGAGACTTTGTCGGCCGAGATGACTACGAGTACGATGATAGGAAGTACAGGCGGGACCGAGATCGCGAGTTCAGGGATCGGGATCGCGATCGTGACTTCCGCGATAGAGATCCGCCGGCGCGCGATAGAGACAGATATCCGGCGAGAGGAAATCGAAGAGAGCCACCCAGATCGAGAGACCCGCTGGAGGATGACTTGAGACCCCGGGGAAGGAATCCGGATCAAGGTATCAGATCTACCTCGAGGGAGGTAGACGATTCAGATGTGTACGACAGACGTCCGGAGTCGAGAAACAGGGATACCGATGAACGGAGATATTCCGATAAGAG ATATAGAGATGATTACGACGATAAGGAGGCCGCAGCACCTTCGGCGAGTGCGTCGTCCAATACGGAAGGGCTGGTGAAGCCGGCTGCACCCAGCAGTTCGGTTTACTCGAGGCCGAGAGCGCCGCCGAAGATTAGGCGACCGGTACCGCTTTCGGAGCAAGACAAATACGCGTACAAAACCACCCCCGTGCAGCCAACAG AGGAGCCACGGCGGCGACCGGCAGATTTAGCGGAGGACGATTACTACGATGACGAGTTAGAGGACGTCAGACCAAGCAGAAGGCCACTCAGAAGGAGACCCTCGTACAGGGATAGAGACAGGGACAGAGACTTCTACGAAGTTCGGGACCGGGATCGTCCGCTCAG AACTCGTTATCACTCACCGCCAGAAGAGGTACGACTCAGAACGCATCAGGATCGTCCGAGAGATCGTTACTACGATCGAGACAGGGACCGTAATAGGGATCGAGCTCTCGATCGTGGAAAAGATCGCGATTCGCGAGGAAGATCGCCAGATTCCGACAGACAAGAGCGACCGTATTCGCCCAGGGTTCTCGATCGCGAGAGAGACGCCGAACGATCACGATCCTCCTCGAGGTCGAAGGATCCATTGGACGTCACTGAAGGATCAAGAAGACCCAACTCGTATGATCGAACAACTGAGAAaactaccaccaccaccaccacaaCTACAACTACAACGACTTGCTTACCAGAACAGCTCATCCGTAAGCCTGAGGAAGACTCTAAAGATACGGTAACTGACCGATCGGAAAAGCCATCTTACCCGGAACGACCAGCCAGACCTACTCAGACTCAAAGTGGTCGCGTAGTGAGTGATACTCAAGATTATCACGGAAATTTATCCGAGAAATCTCAGAGAACGTCTCAGCAAGTGGATTATCAAGATAGAGACTTGGAAGGTAGAAACGAACAGAGTCATCATCAGGTCGCGTACCCAGACGAGTACTCTTCCGAATATTACGACGAGCCACTGGAAGAACCACCGTCTCCTCCACCCCCTCGTACCACTGTTCGAATCGTAAAGAGGCCTTTCCTACCGTCTCGAGGCGGTAATCCTAATCCAAGGGGATTATCCCCGGTCGGCTCTAAAGCATCGCATTCGTCCAGAAAAGATGAAGAAACAACAACCGATCACCGAAGCACTTTAGAAAATGAATACAGAGGTTATTACATACAAGAGGAACAACAAGACAACAGAAACGTTAACCATCAGGAGCCACCCCTGAGATCAGATAATAAACAGACCTATGACGCTTATAAAGCCATCCAGAACGATCTTCAGAAGAAACAACGCCAAGACGAGTATGATAGCGTGATATCTAGACCAGCGTTGCGAAAACCGATAGAGAAAAACAATGAGGAGGAAGTCGCAAGAGGCCAGGAAGATCTATCGAATTCCTCTAGAGGACACTCCACTCAAAATCAATCGTACGATTTGCGTAACCATCAAAACGAAAATCTGACACCAAAGTGGATAGAGAATTATTCGAGCGAAAAGCACGCAAATATCGGTAATGTACAGACATCTTCAGGTTCTCCAATCCGCAGCAAGGTGAGACTTCCTTCTATCGAGACCACGCCGAACGTCTACAGCTCGACGTACAGGAACGAAGACTTTCAAGATCAACCGTCGGGACCGGGCAGTTACAGGGCAAAGCAAAGGATCAACGAAGTGACGCATCGCCTTCAAGATATCCCCGAGAGTGAATACGACGTTACTCTGAATGACGCTCTAACGCCGACTTTGGTTCAGGAAGCCAATTTGCCGAGCGGATTTGTCCTACCTCTTCACAGACAGCTGGGTAGAGACACTGTGCTACAGCCCTCCGAGAATAACTATAAGCTCTCCAGGCCAATCAATCAGCAAcatcagcagcagcaacagcaacaacagcagcaccATCAGCATCAACAAAAAACGTTCGTTCCGAGTCCTCCGTTCCTGCCGACGAGCATCAACAATAACGATCGGAGTCGAACGATATACTACAGGACGCCGGAGGCTATACAGGTCAGCGGAGCGCAATACAGACAGCAGAGACCATGGCAAGATTACACGGCGTACTAA
- the LOC105830480 gene encoding uncharacterized protein LOC105830480 has protein sequence MRSTDVFCYLIVATLAVLPSRAETDHEAHTTRPCNTSELIVQCGKNQRCRVTNNGMQLCDCQRDFYFVNGECTRITSTAASVVTTLKPEQRSDSGGNSVAAGLLIPTFLIVVGVLLYFGARRYKWVQRFRQYRHNRYGNVIVTRDDDDDDDPPIA, from the exons ATGCGGAGCACCGACGTTTTCTGCTATCTCATCGTGGCGACTCTCGCCGTTCTGCCGAGTCGTGCAG AGACCGACCATGAGGCGCACACGACGAGGCCGTGCAACACTTCAGAACTCATCGTGCAGTGCGGTAAAAATCAGAGGTGCCGCGTAACCAACAATGGCATGCAGCTGTGCGATTGCCAAcgagatttttattttgttaatggCGAATGCACTAGGATTACATCCACGGCGGCGAGTGTCGTTACCACCCTTAAACCGGAGCAGAGATCCGACTCAGGAG GTAACTCCGTAGCCGCCGGTCTGCTAATACCTACCTTCCTCATAGTAGTCGGTGTACTACTGTATTTCGGTGCGAGACGATACAAATGGGTACAACGATTTCGGCAGTATCGTCACAATCGTTACGGTAATGTCATAGTCACGAgagacgacgatgacgacgacgatccACCGATAgcgtaa